Part of the Bdellovibrio bacteriovorus genome, TTCTTTCGACTTTGTTATTGAAAAAAGGCTTTATGCCTTCCAACTATGATCTTTATTATTTTCCCGATCAGGATCAGCTGCGTAAGACTTATCACGCCGTCACTAGTACGGAAGTCTGGGAACACCTTTACGATCCCAAGACGGAAATTGAAAGACAGCTAAGGCTTTTAAAAGCCGGGGGTTTGCTCGCCATCATGACTTCGGCTCATCGGGGGGAAGCGGTTTTTCACGATTGGCATTATCGCCGTGATCTGACGCATGTGGTTTTTTACTCTGAAAATGTGATGAATTGGATTGCGCAGAAATATCGCTTGCAGTTGCTGCACAGCCAAAGTCCGTATTTTGTATTTCAAAAAATGTAAGGCTCCTCCATTTTTATTTCGTTGTTGTGAGGACCGCTCACACAAGAAAAACTCAAATAAGCTCAATTCCTTCCAACGCGTCTTAGTCTGAGAATCGTCTATCAAGATTTTTTGTTATTCCACCGAAAAGAACTGTACGGAACGTCAATGGAGTAATGAATAATGGCATGGATTCTGCCGACACTATTTAGCCTCATTCTAATATTCTCGAATTCAACATTCGCGGCTCCTCCTACTTTTTCCTATCAAGGTCGTATTCTTGGTATCAATGGCCAAGGATTGGAATACGGCAGCGTTTCGTTTGAATTCACCGTGACAAGTCCGGATGGCAGTTGCGTGCTTTATAAAGAACAACGCGATGGCGTGGACATGCGCAATTCCAAAGGTGTTTTTGATACGCCGATTGGTTCAGGCATTAAGTCATATCCTGCAGGCGCGGGTTTTACTTTACTAGATGCATTTAATAACTCAGGTCCCTTGACGTGTTTTGG contains:
- a CDS encoding class I SAM-dependent methyltransferase → MRCLLCDSAQPARFKVVKKPERSYFHCPECDLIFMDPAERLAPHLEKQRYDQHQNESTAGYQAFLEPLVKKLESYFRSAGVDITQLSVLDYGCGPTAFLSTLLLKKGFMPSNYDLYYFPDQDQLRKTYHAVTSTEVWEHLYDPKTEIERQLRLLKAGGLLAIMTSAHRGEAVFHDWHYRRDLTHVVFYSENVMNWIAQKYRLQLLHSQSPYFVFQKM